The following coding sequences lie in one Salmo salar chromosome ssa13, Ssal_v3.1, whole genome shotgun sequence genomic window:
- the b4galt3 gene encoding beta-1,4-galactosyltransferase 3 has product MACCGRSLDSPCTLALLVGFQFAFVVYFSLGGFRGLVSVLVHSEQPEFDYSRPHDVYTNLSHLGAPPAPHIGTGPPGTGAQLKDCKVPSPLLVGPVSVRLSSPLSLEEIRERNPLVLPGGRYSPPDCEPCHHTAIVVPYRNRQTHLRALLYHLHPFLQRQQIHYSIYIVQQWGNSTFNRAKLLNVGVREALRDEDWGCIFLHDVDLLPENDHNTYTCHNQFPTHLSVAMDKFRYRLPYPQYFGGVSAVTPEQYMKMNGFPNSYWGWGGEDDDIAARVRLSGMKIVRPPVAIGHYKMIKHKGDRGNEQNPRRFDLLKRTRLNWHSDGLNSLTYELLSKELQPLYTNLTVDIGDDPRLPQRKATPPMPKREVKGDELPPLVPWSKHGSKRRGDTPLAAEHDVKGEGQAVKVGVVTAVTTAKPKADKVDHAQSKTVHQTVDERAGVVK; this is encoded by the exons atggCGTGTTGTGGTCGCTCTCTTGACTCCCCCTGTACCCTGGCCCTATTGGTGGGCTTCCAGTTTGCCTTTGTGGTCTACTTCTCCCTGGGGGGCTTCAGGGGGCTGGTGTCCGTACTGGTCCATTCTGAGCAGCCTGAGTTTGACTACTCCCGCCCCCACGACGTGTACACCAACCTCAGCCACCTGGGGGCGCCACCAGCCCCCCACATAGGCACCGGACCACCAGGGACAGGGGCTCAGCTGAAGGACTGCAAGGTGCCCTCACCACTACTGG tCGGTCCTGTGTCTGTGCGTCtgtcctcgcctctctctctggagGAGATCAGGGAGAGGAACCCGTTGGTGTTACCGGGAGGCCGGTACAGCCCCCCAGACTGCGAGCCGTGCCACCACACGGCCATCGTGGTGCCGTACCGTAACCGCCAGACTCACCTCCGAGCCCTActctaccacctccacccctTCCTACAGAGACAACAGATTCACTACAGTATCTACATAGTCCAGcag TGGGGTAACTCTACATTTAACCGGGCTAAGCTGTTGAATGTTGGGGTCCGCGAGGCACTGAGAGACGAGGACTGGGGGTGTATCTTCCTACACGATGTAGATCTTCTGCCTGAAAACGACCACAACACCTACACCTGTCACAATCAGTTCCCCACACACCTCTCTGTGGCCATGGACAAGTTCagatacag GTTGCCGTACCCCCAGTATTTTGGAGGGGTATCTGCAGTCACACCTGAGCAGTACATGAAGATGAACGGATTCCCCAACAGCTATTGGGGCTGGGGTGGGGAGGACGACGACATCGCTGCCAG AGTGCGTCTGTCTGGGATGAAGATAGTGCGCCCTCCAGTGGCCATCGGACATTACAAGATGATCAAGCATAAAGGAGACAGGGGCAACGAGCAGAATCCACGcag GTTTGACCTTCTGAAACGGACCAGGCTCAACTGGCATTCTGATGGTCTGAACTCTCTGACCTACGAGCTGTTATCCAAAGAGCTGCAGCCTCTCTACACCAACCTGACGGTCGACATCGGGGACGACCCTCGGCTGCCCCAGAGGAAAGCCACGCCTCCTATGCCCAAACGTGAGGTGAAGGGGGATGAATTACCTCCCCTTGTGCCATGGAGCAAACATGGATCAAAGAGGAGGGGAGACACACCCCTTGCAGCCGAACATGACGTAAAGGGGGAGGGGCAAGCCGTTAAAGTGGGTGTGGTTACAGCTGTGACTACGGCTAAACCTAAAGCTGACAAGGTAGACCACGCCCAGTCGAAGACAGTGCATCAGACTGTAGATGAGAGGGCGGGTGTGGTAAAGTAG